A window from Urocitellus parryii isolate mUroPar1 chromosome 1, mUroPar1.hap1, whole genome shotgun sequence encodes these proteins:
- the Rtp5 gene encoding receptor-transporting protein 5, with translation MDKAGADVWADTFTQLMAQKKPQDVWVLHPEESLVAGDLEGGGLQLQLKGLSRLQCSRCPWTWGSAHVHTLFHLWWDGDSGQGLVRMRVWGQQCRLCPWDTLAECQVSPASVHIFLSKLVLFILWKCYGDSSDPGQCPEIGLGDCCEACDLGLCFLQQVSNPARGPVVKSISARKSRHAVKGCGSTTEASGQQLFIHSNGPTPATVPLLVVDFSEDLSPESDGFLSGGGGTITIPFSLVGGHWKGCLPTAGGHQPPIIGQGSICLSGSSVAESEHKGTPVNLSAPIFHRRGLPGSVQRAFASRGFLFKGQGFVLVPSSRAFSPGPVTPGRDPPLVSYVIGLMAHGEGSITFPSSLASVIRGQDLVTDFTQGQGQEGRQSSVTPRENHIEDPTVRAEGSVTFPFIVTGDASDEDPLINMVEAEEEPEGQDLVTAGHTLLLESGAAGSAPISQGSLTIPSSVFGVIKHKGPSYRVSGLQSNGWVTYSCYQKRRLRSRPGKSRCGTHQEEDFCSHRCPRRQRTEPSEDFWVCLSLTICILWLLCMYRLNLGGL, from the exons ATGGACAAGGCTGGGGCGGATGTGTGGGCGGACACCTTCACCCAGCTGATGGCCCAGAAGAAGCCCCAGGACGTCTGGGTTCTGCACCCTGAGGAGAGCCTGGTCGCAGGGGACCTGGAGGGTGGCGGTCTCCAGTTGCAGCTGAAGGGGCTTTCCAG GCTCCAGTGCAGCCGATGCCCGTGGACCTGGGGCTCTGCCCACGTGCACACCCTCTTCCACCTGTGGTGGGACGGGGACAGTGGCCAGGGGCTGGTGAGGATGCGTGTGTGGGGCCAGCAGTGCAGGCTGTGCCCCTGGGACACCCTGGCTGAGTGCCAGGTGAGCCCTGCCAGTGTCCACATCTTCCTCAGCAAGCTGGTCTTGTTCATCCTGTGGAAATGCTATGGGGACAGCAGCGACCCAGGGCAGTGCCCTGAGATCGGCCTCGGAGACTGCTGTGAGGCTTGTGATCTAGGGCTCTGTTTCCTGCAGCAAGTGTCCAACCCTGCCCGGGGGCCTGTGGTCAAGAGTATCAGTGCCAGGAAGAGCAGGCATGCTGTGAAGGGCTGTGGCTCTACCACAGAGGCCAGTGGTCAGCAGCTGTTCATCCACAGCAATGGCCCCACACCTGCCACCGTCCCCCTTCTGGTGGTTGACTTCAGTGAGGACCTGTCCCCTGAGAGTGATGGCTTCctcagtgggggtgggggcactaTAACCATCCCTTTCTCCCTTGTAGGTGGCCACTGGAAGGGCTGCCTCCCAACAGCTGGTGGCCACCAGCCACCCATCATTGGCCAGGGCTCCATCTGCCTCTCTGGAAGCTCTGTGGCCGAGTCTGAGCACAAAGGCACCCCTGTGAACCTCAGCGCCCCCATCTTCCACCGCCGAGGGCTGCCGGGCAGCGTCCAGAGGGCCTTTGCATCGAGAGGCTTCCTCTTCAAGGGCCAGGGCTTTGTCCTGGTCCCCAGTAGCAGGGCCTTCAGCCCTGGCCCTGTCACTCCTGGGAGAGACCCACCCCTAGTGTCCTATGTCATTGGCCTCATGGCTCATGGGGAAGGTTCCATCACTTTCCCCTCGTCCTTGGCCAGTGTCATCAGAGGCCAGGATCTTGTCACTGACTTCACCCAGGGCCAAGGGCAGGAAGGCAGGCAGAGCTCTGTCACTCCCAGGGAAAACCACATTGAGGACCCCACTGTCAGGGCAGAGGGCTCTGTCACCTTCCCCTTCATTGTTACTGGTGACGCCAGCGATGAAGACCCTCTTATTAACATGGTCGAGGCTGAAGAAGAGCCAGAGGGCCAGGACCTGGTCACTGCTGGCCACACCCTGCTTCTGGAGAGTGGAGCAGCTGGTTCTGCCCCCATCAGCCAGGGCTCCCTCACCATCCCCTCCTCAGTCTTTGGTGTCATAAAGCACAAGGGCCCCAGCTATAGGGTCAGCGGTCTCCAAAGCAATGGCTGGGTCACCTACAGCTGTTATCAGAAGAGACGGCTGAGGTCCAGGCCTGGCAAGTCCAGGTGTGGCACCCACCAGGAGGAGGACTTCTGCTCCCACAGGTGCCCTCGAAGGCAGCGCACTGAGCCCTCGGAGGACTTCTGGGTCTGCCTCTCCTTGACCATCTGCATCTTGTGGCTCCTGTGCATGTACAGGCTGAACCTCGGAGGCCTCTAG